ATAAAATAGGTGGGTAAAACTCTGATCGTCGGTCGTCGTGAAAAAAGTAACACTCCTTATACGTTCACTGCATTTTCCAGCAAAAAGTGGGTAAACTGCATTCAGTTGCATTTACCCTCCactgcgtgtgggtgtgtgtaagcTGTGGTTCCATTGATCGGTAGTAGTATCATTTTTAAGCCTGTTTTCCTCCTATTAACTTTGTCTATATTTCCATAGTGTAAACTCTGACAACACACACATCTGCTCCTCCACATGGACACACCCCCCTCCTAAGGTTGCGACCCTGCATGTCAGTACCTGGGCTCACGCCACGCAGTGtctttaacccctaacctctcAACCCGTTAACCCATCAGAAACCCGACACCCTGCGTGTCACAAGTCTTCGGTCAACGTATTACAGGCTCACTGGGATAGAGACaagaacatttaacatttacatttaagtcatttagcagacgctcttatccagagcgacttacaaattggtgcattcaccttatgatatccagtggaacaaccactttacaatagtgcatctaactcttttaagggggggggggttagaaggattactttatcctatcctaggtattccttaaagaggtggggtttcaggtgtctccggaaggtggtgattgactccgctgacctggcgtcgtgagggagtttgttccaccattggggtgccagagcagcgaacagttttgactgggctgagcgggaaagaggaagaggagaagaccTGACCACTGTACCTCTGAGGTTTCACATGACATCATCCCTCCACTCCAGTCTCCCTGAGACCCCGTTCCATTTCAGTGTCTGCAGGTCTGAAAACAATGGGTACGTAGGTGTAATCCATATACATGGTCAGGCGAAGCTTCTAGCATGTTGCTAACACCTATCCAGTCCTTTCAAGGCTACAGATCTGTGAACACCCGAAGGGGTATGACTATGAGCATGTGACCAGGTTAGCGACAGTCTTTGGTCCAGTGAACCTTGGGAATggctgagtgtgtgtctgtattgtCTTGACCTCAGTAGACATCAATATCATGCCTAGGGAATCAGAGGAGACAGGAGGTCACATGACTTAATCAATGACTGCTTTGATCTCAGAGTCAGGTTAAAGTCTAGTTAAGCAGCGTGacctagacacacacaaacacacggttagctgggtgggcagtctgtgtgttggtgcggTCTCTGTGTCTGATTTTTAAATTGTGTCTCTATAGCTAAGGAGACACGTCAATACATCTCACACAACAGAGTACTGTCTGAGGATGATGGTGGCTCAGAGGTgaatgtctgactgtgtgtgtctgtgtgttactcTGTGAAGGTCAGTGAGATGATTGCTGCAGATGTACACACATCCGGAGAGAGGGGAGCTACATGTGAGCACCTGCTGTATCCAGGGGCAACAAGGTTTTAAAGCATAGAGTTTAATATGGCTTGCCTTAGTTACAACCCTACTCTGCtacacatctgtgtgtgtgtgtttgtgtgtacggtAGGTGTGTGCcagcgtgcatgcatgtgtgtgcacgtgtggatGTCTGTTGACGTTTTACAAGCAGGTAGAACTTATATTTCCAGCTGTTCAGACCCAGAGGACCCTACCCTGCCTTCTCATTTCTCTCTTCCTGCCCCTTTCTCTTGTTATCTCTATTCATCTcccttctttatctctctctgcatctctctttcGCCCACTCCATTCATCTACCCTTTTCCCtatttttctccctttctctctctttctccctctcaaacCCATATTCCCCTCCATCTAcctttctctccctacccctccctctctttgtctcccccCCATTATGTGTTGCGTGGCCTACCCTGCTGTCCTCCTGGGGGTCCCACTCTGGGGAGAAGGTCTGGAGGGGTTGTCCGTGGGAGCAGTTGGAGAACTGGAACAGGCTGGAGAACGTACGGCGGTTCTCTACGGTGTCTGGGAAGATGGCGTCCTGGAAGTTGACCCCGTGGGGCAGGATGTTGTAGTTCTCATCCATCCTGTAGGAGGTAAACCAACAAACACTGTGAGTGACTGAGTGCATGCTTCCTATAGGGTCAAAACGTGACCCCTAAAGGGGCTCAAGTCTGTATTATATCACCCAGTGCATCGAGAAAGGACAGGATAGAGGAGCTAAATATTGTAGGCCTATATGCTGTAAAGTCTATGTCATGTTTTTGTGTGTGGTTATGATGCATCACAgtcttttaaatgtatttgtgatTCTGTGCGATGTACACAGGTTCCCGGTCACCGGGTCATCCTGACTCACCGGGTCATCCTGACTCACCGGAGGAAGAAGATATAGGAGTAGTTCTCCATCACGGTGTGAGACTGGCATGACAGGTACCCCAGCCCTGTCAGGTTGAGGCGCGAGCCCGCCGGCACCTCCAGCATGCTGCCCCACGCCTGGTCGCACATGAGCTCCACCTCTGCGGAGTAGAGCAACCCTTCCTCTGCGCCCTCATAACCATACAGAGAGTTGTAGATGCCCTCTGCCCCGCCATACTCCTCCCGGTGAATTGCCAGCACCTTGGCATACACAATGATCTCCGCCAGTTCCGCACGGCAGCTCTCACTCAGTGGACGCCACTCGGTGGGCAGTTGGCACC
This is a stretch of genomic DNA from Salvelinus alpinus chromosome 11, SLU_Salpinus.1, whole genome shotgun sequence. It encodes these proteins:
- the LOC139534044 gene encoding coiled-coil domain-containing protein 3-like; this translates as MCTPDMTTFAPLLLTLGYMVSVAYGCQLPTEWRPLSESCRAELAEIIVYAKVLAIHREEYGGAEGIYNSLYGYEGAEEGLLYSAEVELMCDQAWGSMLEVPAGSRLNLTGLGYLSCQSHTVMENYSYIFFLRMDENYNILPHGVNFQDAIFPDTVENRRTFSSLFQFSNCSHGQPLQTFSPEWDPQEDSRLLCSSVQGALFEEEEKSRKQQERLGQLERRNRQLKERVRKVKRSLRNARKSQRRAEQERQGLEERLRSAERRAGHHLNTITQEATPNRYQEAVLHRTPHTPL